A single genomic interval of Solimonas sp. K1W22B-7 harbors:
- a CDS encoding GH92 family glycosyl hydrolase, whose protein sequence is MYRRGTRAATAGLLALLLAACGTRSDAPPGATEGTASGGGAMVADPPPPASGDLAAYVDPFIGSFPPGFVNPGPFAPFGMVQPGPDTEGPLNYGGYSVQNLLVTGFSQIHMSAGAPKGGQFPLLPFTGELTPGDLSQLGWPNPVPAYASPLNPLDHRAEVGYYRVGLLRYGVTAEITASERVAMHRYRYGRGAPRLLLDVSRDLAGYHPARAQLEPDGLLSGSVDSSDGYTVYFALRLDAPFRASTRGGEELQPGVAVEGEDLALLLDFDDAPSVVQAMIAVSFTDLAGARRNLAELEGRDFDAQRERLRTQWQGELARVEVEGGSNDQRKSFYTALYRIQQFPNLHSDVDGRYRGPDNAVHAGARPHYSQYSLWDSYRGQNQMLAEIQPTRYRDMLRSLLDFSKQGGRLPRWQQGPVDASHMSGDPVIPFIGEGWCRGLVPAAERAPLLAAMQALEQSRREALATGYLPVEKPANPLAVLSGGPREAGTTLEYGIADFALALMTASSGDAAEAQRLAQQSLNYRNLIDEQSGFIRPRHEDGSWLTPFLPELGYGFQEGTSWQYSWLAMHDLPGLVERMGGQAAVQARLDTFFLLPANLAPGLWPLLQSQITLFGLAYYGNQYAPGNEHDVQAPYVYNYAGAPWKTQIVARSAAALFAPTPLGLPGNDDLGAMSGWLAWTLIGLYPMNPGAPLAVVGSPAFEKVTLHRPGGDLVIEAPGAGPLRPFVNGLSLDGQALEGSWLLLPRGAATVRMDTAMLPDADWASESTPPSLSDSGLEAFGCVP, encoded by the coding sequence TTGTACAGGCGCGGCACTCGTGCGGCGACAGCAGGGCTGCTGGCCCTGCTGCTGGCCGCCTGCGGCACGCGCAGCGATGCGCCGCCCGGCGCTACGGAAGGAACCGCCAGCGGTGGCGGCGCCATGGTCGCCGATCCGCCCCCGCCGGCCAGCGGCGACCTGGCGGCCTACGTCGATCCCTTCATCGGCAGTTTCCCGCCCGGCTTCGTCAATCCCGGGCCCTTTGCGCCTTTCGGCATGGTGCAGCCGGGACCGGACACCGAGGGGCCGCTGAATTACGGTGGGTACTCGGTGCAGAACCTGCTGGTCACTGGCTTTTCGCAGATCCATATGTCCGCGGGTGCGCCCAAGGGCGGCCAGTTCCCGCTGCTGCCCTTCACCGGTGAGTTGACGCCGGGCGACCTGTCGCAACTCGGCTGGCCCAACCCGGTGCCGGCCTACGCTTCGCCGCTGAACCCGCTGGATCACCGCGCCGAGGTCGGCTACTACCGCGTCGGCCTGCTGCGCTACGGCGTCACCGCCGAGATCACCGCCAGCGAGCGCGTGGCGATGCATCGCTACCGCTATGGCCGCGGCGCGCCGCGGCTGCTGCTGGATGTCTCGCGCGATCTGGCCGGCTATCACCCGGCACGCGCGCAGCTGGAGCCGGATGGCCTGCTCAGCGGCAGCGTCGATTCCTCCGACGGCTACACCGTCTATTTCGCGCTGCGCCTCGATGCGCCATTCCGTGCCTCCACGCGCGGCGGCGAAGAGTTGCAGCCCGGCGTCGCGGTGGAGGGCGAGGACCTGGCGCTGCTGCTGGACTTCGACGATGCGCCATCGGTGGTGCAGGCAATGATCGCGGTGTCGTTCACCGATCTGGCCGGCGCGCGCCGCAACCTCGCCGAGCTGGAGGGTCGCGACTTCGACGCGCAGCGCGAGCGGCTGCGCACCCAATGGCAAGGCGAGCTGGCGCGGGTGGAAGTGGAGGGCGGCAGCAACGACCAGCGCAAGTCCTTCTACACCGCGCTGTACCGCATCCAGCAGTTCCCCAACCTGCACAGCGACGTCGATGGCCGCTACCGGGGACCGGACAATGCCGTGCATGCCGGCGCGCGGCCGCACTACAGCCAGTACTCGCTGTGGGACAGCTATCGCGGCCAGAACCAGATGCTGGCCGAGATCCAGCCGACGCGTTACCGCGACATGCTGCGTTCGCTGCTGGACTTCTCGAAGCAGGGCGGGCGGCTGCCGCGCTGGCAGCAGGGGCCGGTGGACGCCTCGCACATGTCCGGCGACCCGGTGATTCCCTTCATCGGCGAAGGCTGGTGCCGCGGCCTGGTGCCCGCCGCCGAACGCGCACCGCTGCTGGCGGCGATGCAGGCGCTGGAGCAGTCGCGGCGCGAGGCGCTGGCGACGGGCTACCTGCCGGTGGAGAAGCCGGCCAATCCCCTGGCGGTGCTCTCAGGCGGCCCGCGCGAGGCCGGCACCACGCTGGAGTACGGCATCGCCGATTTCGCGCTGGCGCTGATGACGGCCAGCAGCGGTGATGCCGCCGAGGCGCAGCGCCTGGCGCAGCAGTCGCTCAACTACCGCAACCTCATCGACGAGCAGAGCGGATTCATCCGCCCGCGCCACGAGGACGGCAGCTGGCTCACGCCTTTCCTGCCGGAGCTGGGTTACGGCTTCCAGGAGGGCACGTCCTGGCAGTACAGCTGGCTGGCGATGCACGACCTGCCGGGCCTGGTCGAGCGCATGGGCGGGCAGGCCGCGGTGCAGGCCAGGCTCGATACCTTCTTCCTGCTGCCGGCCAACCTCGCGCCGGGTCTGTGGCCGCTGCTGCAGAGCCAGATCACGCTGTTCGGCCTGGCCTACTACGGCAACCAGTATGCGCCGGGCAACGAGCACGACGTGCAGGCGCCCTATGTCTACAACTACGCCGGCGCGCCCTGGAAGACGCAGATCGTCGCGCGCTCCGCCGCCGCATTGTTCGCGCCGACGCCGCTGGGCCTGCCCGGCAACGACGATCTCGGCGCCATGTCCGGTTGGCTGGCCTGGACCCTGATCGGCCTCTACCCGATGAACCCCGGTGCGCCGCTGGCGGTGGTCGGCAGCCCGGCCTTCGAGAAGGTCACGCTGCACCGCCCCGGCGGCGACCTGGTGATCGAAGCACCGGGCGCGGGGCCGCTGCGGCCCTTCGTCAACGGCCTGTCGCTGGATGGCCAGGCGCTGGAGGGCAGCTGGCTGCTGCTGCCGCGCGGCGCGGCAACGGTGCGCATGGATACGGCGATGCTGCCGGATGCGGACTGGGCGTCGGAGTCGACGCCACCATCATTGAGCGACAGCGGATTGGAAGCTTTTGGGTGTGTGCCATGA
- a CDS encoding alpha-galactosidase — translation MLLLMALAACGSSAPVNAPTPPRVVETPAGVEARIDAERIVLSNGLVERRWARSPWRTESLSDLRSGRRWTADTPDIALAFAGVDVADRFIVSGEPQLETLANGAVRITTTLIPAGLSALPLGLRLVRSVEMYPGIAGMRQDTRIESPVPLLLSGYTLDQARPTGEGLKAQLHSFRAGADWRDPEWQRPPLLIGDAHGGSWRQTTTGDNVSGTAQWLSVADASGASLFYVLERNDLASSVMGYQGGRARAGVDFGRDVIILGPLEESAHIENPGSGPGRHRVLLPGTPMRLETVFTGLGRDADDEPWQHYKYLAGHRMPPYRREISFNSNNVDSNAISSGAKDDMNFAAFEQQLAVAKRIGIETFIFDDGWQARSGDWCPDADVPDARCHDPRRGSDAKFDARFPDAEFRAVQEQLRPAGMNLGLWMSPLHFHPSSQAFRDNPQWLCLPISAALLLVNQAQPDDGSNEAGIVQWNPEALGRDGKAIDHIESRIREAVETWGVRYFKFDFTAWFDCAGLYPVDMYAYRESFMAMLDRVIADHPDVTIQMDETNDYRLFPFEALARGPTWYQNGSPEPKASLHANWLLTPYLPPYALGRAALRTGDLDKWSADYQMAVALLSHISFFNDLTEIPAAAIPRIRAWMDYYKAHREEFAGFTYPLIEEDPYAGDGWAAFQPWNPETGRGALLVYRQDSGDASRVIRLRNVPAGRYRLLEAPGETQRQEVDAAQLRQGIEIAIPARQSARVFRIERLP, via the coding sequence TTGTTACTGCTGATGGCGCTCGCCGCCTGCGGCAGCAGCGCCCCCGTCAACGCCCCCACGCCGCCGCGCGTGGTCGAAACGCCCGCCGGCGTCGAAGCCCGCATCGACGCCGAGCGCATCGTCCTCTCCAACGGCCTGGTCGAGCGCCGCTGGGCGCGCTCGCCCTGGCGCACCGAGAGCCTCAGCGACCTGCGCAGCGGCCGCCGCTGGACTGCCGACACCCCCGACATCGCGCTGGCCTTCGCCGGCGTGGACGTCGCCGATCGCTTCATCGTCAGCGGCGAGCCGCAGCTGGAGACGCTGGCTAACGGCGCGGTCCGCATCACCACCACGCTGATTCCCGCCGGCCTCAGTGCCTTGCCGCTGGGCCTGCGCCTGGTGCGCAGTGTCGAGATGTATCCCGGCATCGCCGGCATGCGCCAGGACACGCGCATCGAAAGCCCGGTGCCGCTGCTGCTGTCCGGCTACACGCTGGACCAGGCGCGGCCCACGGGAGAAGGCCTGAAAGCGCAGCTGCATTCCTTCCGCGCCGGTGCCGACTGGCGTGATCCGGAATGGCAGCGCCCGCCGCTGCTGATCGGCGATGCGCACGGCGGCAGCTGGCGCCAGACCACGACGGGCGACAATGTCTCCGGCACCGCGCAATGGCTGTCGGTGGCCGACGCCTCCGGTGCCAGCCTGTTCTACGTGCTGGAACGCAACGACCTGGCGTCCTCGGTGATGGGCTACCAGGGTGGGCGCGCCCGTGCCGGCGTGGACTTCGGGCGTGACGTGATCATCCTCGGTCCGCTCGAGGAATCCGCGCATATCGAGAACCCCGGCTCCGGGCCCGGGCGCCACCGCGTGCTGCTGCCGGGCACACCGATGCGCCTGGAGACGGTCTTCACCGGCCTGGGCCGCGATGCCGACGACGAGCCCTGGCAGCACTACAAGTACCTCGCCGGGCATCGCATGCCGCCCTACCGCCGCGAGATCAGCTTCAACTCCAACAACGTCGATTCCAACGCCATTTCCAGCGGCGCCAAGGACGACATGAACTTCGCCGCCTTCGAGCAGCAATTGGCGGTGGCCAAGCGGATCGGCATCGAGACCTTCATCTTCGACGACGGCTGGCAGGCGCGCTCCGGCGACTGGTGCCCGGACGCCGACGTGCCCGACGCGCGCTGCCACGATCCGCGCCGCGGCAGCGACGCGAAGTTCGACGCGCGCTTCCCCGACGCCGAATTCCGCGCCGTGCAGGAACAGCTGCGGCCGGCCGGCATGAACTTGGGCCTGTGGATGTCGCCGCTGCATTTCCATCCCAGCTCGCAGGCCTTCCGCGACAACCCGCAATGGCTGTGCCTGCCGATCAGCGCCGCGCTGCTGCTGGTCAACCAGGCGCAGCCGGACGACGGCTCCAACGAGGCCGGCATCGTGCAGTGGAACCCGGAGGCGCTGGGGCGCGACGGCAAGGCGATCGACCACATCGAGTCGCGCATCCGCGAGGCGGTCGAGACCTGGGGCGTGCGCTACTTCAAGTTCGACTTCACCGCCTGGTTCGACTGCGCCGGCCTCTACCCGGTGGACATGTACGCCTACCGCGAGTCCTTCATGGCGATGCTCGACCGCGTGATCGCCGACCATCCGGACGTGACGATCCAGATGGACGAGACCAACGACTACCGCCTGTTCCCCTTCGAGGCGCTGGCGCGCGGCCCCACCTGGTACCAGAACGGCTCGCCGGAGCCCAAGGCCTCGCTGCATGCCAACTGGCTGCTGACGCCGTACCTGCCGCCCTACGCGCTGGGCCGCGCGGCGCTGCGTACGGGAGATCTCGACAAGTGGTCGGCCGACTACCAGATGGCGGTGGCGCTGCTGTCGCACATCAGCTTCTTCAACGACCTGACGGAAATCCCGGCGGCGGCGATCCCGCGCATCCGCGCCTGGATGGACTACTACAAGGCGCACCGCGAGGAGTTCGCCGGCTTCACCTACCCGCTGATCGAGGAAGACCCCTACGCCGGCGACGGCTGGGCCGCCTTCCAGCCCTGGAACCCGGAGACCGGGCGCGGGGCCCTGCTGGTGTACCGGCAGGATTCAGGGGATGCGAGCCGCGTGATCAGGCTGCGCAATGTGCCGGCGGGGAGGTATCGGCTGCTGGAGGCGCCGGGAGAAACGCAGCGCCAGGAAGTGGATGCGGCGCAGCTGCGGCAGGGGATCGAGATTGCGATACCCGCGCGGCAATCCGCGCGGGTATTCCGGATCGAGCGCCTGCCCTAG
- a CDS encoding TetR/AcrR family transcriptional regulator → MTIATDKRPARWARRSEARPGELVQAALELFVERGYSSTRLDDVAQRAGVSKGTIYLYYGSKEELMRAAIRLAVQPKLQFAEQMMERSDRSTREMLSMIVANWLEDYTRTPGPSRGILKLLVSECRNFPELGTFYVEEVVQRGRGFWLKLLQRGIARGELRAIDPEAYLAVITAPLTFLSIWQHSLGLFEKPSIDARVYMETYLDVLFEGLRQRT, encoded by the coding sequence AGCGAGGCGCGCCCCGGCGAACTGGTCCAGGCCGCCCTGGAGCTGTTCGTCGAGCGCGGCTACAGCTCCACGCGCCTGGATGACGTGGCGCAGCGCGCCGGCGTCAGCAAGGGCACGATCTATCTCTACTACGGCTCCAAGGAAGAACTGATGCGCGCGGCGATCCGCCTCGCGGTGCAGCCCAAGCTGCAGTTCGCCGAGCAGATGATGGAGCGCTCCGACCGCAGCACCCGCGAGATGCTCAGCATGATCGTGGCCAACTGGCTGGAGGACTACACCCGCACCCCGGGCCCCAGCCGGGGCATCCTCAAGCTGCTGGTTTCGGAATGCCGCAACTTTCCCGAACTGGGCACCTTCTACGTGGAGGAGGTGGTGCAGCGCGGCCGCGGCTTCTGGCTGAAGCTGCTGCAGCGGGGGATTGCCCGCGGCGAACTGCGCGCCATCGACCCCGAGGCCTACCTGGCGGTGATCACCGCCCCGCTGACCTTCCTGTCGATCTGGCAGCACTCGCTGGGCCTGTTCGAGAAACCTTCCATCGACGCACGGGTCTATATGGAAACCTACCTGGACGTGCTGTTCGAGGGCCTGCGTCAGCGGACCTGA